A region of Lycium barbarum isolate Lr01 chromosome 3, ASM1917538v2, whole genome shotgun sequence DNA encodes the following proteins:
- the LOC132633473 gene encoding DUF724 domain-containing protein 3-like isoform X1, with the protein MIIEKVELKTGNASTSPTNYSPFKIGDEVEVTREEIGFTGALYEAIIVEPLKPTGSAPNLNPTPKKENKKRGFWVEYKHLLSDESESKPKREFVRKRSLLRPVPPLKYEGRRFIRVHDVVDAFYLAGWWTGVVVKVVGNGDVDGNTCRFRVAFKEPDEELEFDEHELRLHLDWVGGNNWVRPGEKMPLQLGTSSAALDHTIKETTSSNKKLEMEIRTDGVRPPKKLRSRKHRVEALENQEFPRPLVSGKAFTRKPRTLGSIDNQSSHAMEESKNCSSIEITRSSGNCNKLVEEGVDRELNKEDIENVVDVGILAPCVRSLKRTRDEDGKQGDSKFQIVEGTRERSTVDQSAHRSLAVPPGMEKQLLESTLHDSVNQQNANQAELSSTKTSGINTSAGVSAAAVQQRAGPTTQQPKKMPNAELSSITPEPSLELPFKKNSALWREFESMEIFAKIPQNPHFSPLIQYEEKKREEVALLKMTNYAFFVERIPKLTVAELNSSDLISDMLDSIKDLEEYGFDLVPVKRHLKDLLSNNEKQTHLRNKLEEEEGKIRKCYSHKAIAKIEINKIALKIRDLEKELMSAKNVLETMDSHIKVSKSVKGAICDDLRHVERDIEGTVASVKQIFS; encoded by the exons ATGATAATCGAAAAAGTGGAATTAAAAACAGGAAATGCATCAACATCACCTACTAATTACTCGCCTTTCAAAATAGGCGATGAAGTTGAAGTTACCAGAGAAGAAATAGGTTTTACTGGAGCTCTTTACGAAGCTATCATTGTTGAACCACTCAAACCAACAGGTTCGGCTCCGAACCTAAACCCGAccccaaaaaaagaaaataaaaaaaggggTTTTTGGGTTGAGTATAAGCATTTGTTATCTGATGAAAGTGAATCCAAACCTAAACGTGAGTTCGTTCGGAAACGGAGCCTATTAAGGCCGGTCCCGCCGTTAAAGTATGAGGGGCGGAGGTTTATTCGAGtgcatgatgttgttgatgcatTTTATCTTGCAGGGTGGTGGACTGGTGTTGTTGTTAAGGTTGTTGGTAATGGTGATGTTGATGGTAATACTTGTAGGTTTAGGGTTGCTTTTAAGGAACCAGATGAGGAACTTGAGTTTGATGAACATGAATTGAGGCTCCATCTTGATTGGGTAGGTGGAAATAATTGGGTCCGTCCCGGTGAAAAG ATGCCTCTTCAATTGGGAACTTCAAGTGCTGCATTAGATCACACCATCAAGGAAACAACCTCTTCCAACAAGAAACTGGAAATGGAGATTAGGACTGATGGGGTACGGCCTCCAAAGAAGTTAAGAAGTAGAAAACATAGGGTAGAAGCTTTGGAGAATCAAGAATTTCCCAGGCCTTTGGTATCTGGGAAGGCATTT ACTAGAAAACCAAGAACACTTGGTTCAATAGATAATCAATCAAGTCATGCAATGGAAGAAAGTAAAAATTGTTCATCAATTGAGATCACTCGTTCTAGTGGGA ACTGCAATAAACTAGTTGAAGAGGGTGTTGATAGAGAGCTGAACAAAGAGGATATTGAAAATGTGGTTGATGTGGGAATCCTAGCGCCCTGTGTCCGCTCTCTCAAGCGCACCAGAGATGAGGATGGGAAGCAAGGTGATTCCAAATTTCAGATTGTTGAG GGTACCAGAGAAAGAAGTACCGTGGACCAGTCTGCCCATAGATCACTTGCTGTACCACCAG GTATGGAGAAACAATTACTTGAAAGCACTCTCCATGACTCGGTTAATCAACAGAATGCAAATCAAGCTGAGTTATCTTCAACTAAAACTAGTGGGATAAATACTTCAGCAG GAGTCTCTGCTGCAGCAGTCCAACAACGTGCTGGTCCCACTACTCAACAACCTAAAAAAATGCCAAATGCTGAACTTAGTTCCATCACGCCTGAGCCGAGTCTGGAACTGCCATTTAAGAAGAACTCTGCTCTTTGGAGAGAATTTGAATCTATGGAAATATTTGCAAAGATTCCACAAAATCCACATTTTTCACCTTTAATACAATATGAGGagaagaaaagggaagaagtaGCTTTACTAAAGATGACAAACTATGCTTTTTTCGTTGAGAGGATACCCAAATTAACCGTTGCTGAACTTAATAGTTCAGATCTCATTAGTGACATGCTGGACTCTATCAAGGACTTGGAGGAGTATGGATTTGATCTAGTGCCGGTTAAACGTCATTTGAAGGATTTGCTGTCGAACAACGAGAAGCAAACTCACCTTCGAAACAAGTTGGAAGAAGAAGAGGGCAAAATCAGAAAATGCTATTCTCACAAAGCGATAGCTAAAATTGAGATTAACAAGATTGCTTTGAAGATAAGGGATCTAGAAAAAGAACTTATGTCAGCCAAGAACGTGTTAGAGACGATGGATAGTCATATCAAGGTATCGAAATCTGTAAAGGGTGCCATTTGTGATGACCTTCGTCATGTTGAGCGTGATATTGAAGGAACAGTTGCTTCAGTGAAGCAGATCTTCAGCTGA
- the LOC132633473 gene encoding DUF724 domain-containing protein 6-like isoform X3, translated as MIIEKVELKTGNASTSPTNYSPFKIGDEVEVTREEIGFTGALYEAIIVEPLKPTGWWTGVVVKVVGNGDVDGNTCRFRVAFKEPDEELEFDEHELRLHLDWVGGNNWVRPGEKMPLQLGTSSAALDHTIKETTSSNKKLEMEIRTDGVRPPKKLRSRKHRVEALENQEFPRPLVSGKAFTRKPRTLGSIDNQSSHAMEESKNCSSIEITRSSGNCNKLVEEGVDRELNKEDIENVVDVGILAPCVRSLKRTRDEDGKQGDSKFQIVEGTRERSTVDQSAHRSLAVPPGMEKQLLESTLHDSVNQQNANQAELSSTKTSGINTSAGVSAAAVQQRAGPTTQQPKKMPNAELSSITPEPSLELPFKKNSALWREFESMEIFAKIPQNPHFSPLIQYEEKKREEVALLKMTNYAFFVERIPKLTVAELNSSDLISDMLDSIKDLEEYGFDLVPVKRHLKDLLSNNEKQTHLRNKLEEEEGKIRKCYSHKAIAKIEINKIALKIRDLEKELMSAKNVLETMDSHIKVSKSVKGAICDDLRHVERDIEGTVASVKQIFS; from the exons ATGATAATCGAAAAAGTGGAATTAAAAACAGGAAATGCATCAACATCACCTACTAATTACTCGCCTTTCAAAATAGGCGATGAAGTTGAAGTTACCAGAGAAGAAATAGGTTTTACTGGAGCTCTTTACGAAGCTATCATTGTTGAACCACTCAAACCAACAG GGTGGTGGACTGGTGTTGTTGTTAAGGTTGTTGGTAATGGTGATGTTGATGGTAATACTTGTAGGTTTAGGGTTGCTTTTAAGGAACCAGATGAGGAACTTGAGTTTGATGAACATGAATTGAGGCTCCATCTTGATTGGGTAGGTGGAAATAATTGGGTCCGTCCCGGTGAAAAG ATGCCTCTTCAATTGGGAACTTCAAGTGCTGCATTAGATCACACCATCAAGGAAACAACCTCTTCCAACAAGAAACTGGAAATGGAGATTAGGACTGATGGGGTACGGCCTCCAAAGAAGTTAAGAAGTAGAAAACATAGGGTAGAAGCTTTGGAGAATCAAGAATTTCCCAGGCCTTTGGTATCTGGGAAGGCATTT ACTAGAAAACCAAGAACACTTGGTTCAATAGATAATCAATCAAGTCATGCAATGGAAGAAAGTAAAAATTGTTCATCAATTGAGATCACTCGTTCTAGTGGGA ACTGCAATAAACTAGTTGAAGAGGGTGTTGATAGAGAGCTGAACAAAGAGGATATTGAAAATGTGGTTGATGTGGGAATCCTAGCGCCCTGTGTCCGCTCTCTCAAGCGCACCAGAGATGAGGATGGGAAGCAAGGTGATTCCAAATTTCAGATTGTTGAG GGTACCAGAGAAAGAAGTACCGTGGACCAGTCTGCCCATAGATCACTTGCTGTACCACCAG GTATGGAGAAACAATTACTTGAAAGCACTCTCCATGACTCGGTTAATCAACAGAATGCAAATCAAGCTGAGTTATCTTCAACTAAAACTAGTGGGATAAATACTTCAGCAG GAGTCTCTGCTGCAGCAGTCCAACAACGTGCTGGTCCCACTACTCAACAACCTAAAAAAATGCCAAATGCTGAACTTAGTTCCATCACGCCTGAGCCGAGTCTGGAACTGCCATTTAAGAAGAACTCTGCTCTTTGGAGAGAATTTGAATCTATGGAAATATTTGCAAAGATTCCACAAAATCCACATTTTTCACCTTTAATACAATATGAGGagaagaaaagggaagaagtaGCTTTACTAAAGATGACAAACTATGCTTTTTTCGTTGAGAGGATACCCAAATTAACCGTTGCTGAACTTAATAGTTCAGATCTCATTAGTGACATGCTGGACTCTATCAAGGACTTGGAGGAGTATGGATTTGATCTAGTGCCGGTTAAACGTCATTTGAAGGATTTGCTGTCGAACAACGAGAAGCAAACTCACCTTCGAAACAAGTTGGAAGAAGAAGAGGGCAAAATCAGAAAATGCTATTCTCACAAAGCGATAGCTAAAATTGAGATTAACAAGATTGCTTTGAAGATAAGGGATCTAGAAAAAGAACTTATGTCAGCCAAGAACGTGTTAGAGACGATGGATAGTCATATCAAGGTATCGAAATCTGTAAAGGGTGCCATTTGTGATGACCTTCGTCATGTTGAGCGTGATATTGAAGGAACAGTTGCTTCAGTGAAGCAGATCTTCAGCTGA
- the LOC132633473 gene encoding DUF724 domain-containing protein 2-like isoform X2, whose product MIIEKVELKTGNASTSPTNYSPFKIGDEVEVTREEIGFTGALYEAIIVEPLKPTGSAPNLNPTPKKENKKRGFWVEYKHLLSDESESKPKREFVRKRSLLRPVPPLKYEGRRFIRVHDVVDAFYLAGWWTGVVVKVVGNGDVDGNTCRFRVAFKEPDEELEFDEHELRLHLDWVGGNNWVRPGEKMPLQLGTSSAALDHTIKETTSSNKKLEMEIRTDGVRPPKKLRSRKHRVEALENQEFPRPLVSGKAFTRKPRTLGSIDNQSSHAMEESKNCSSIEITRSSGIEEGVDRELNKEDIENVVDVGILAPCVRSLKRTRDEDGKQGDSKFQIVEGTRERSTVDQSAHRSLAVPPGMEKQLLESTLHDSVNQQNANQAELSSTKTSGINTSAGVSAAAVQQRAGPTTQQPKKMPNAELSSITPEPSLELPFKKNSALWREFESMEIFAKIPQNPHFSPLIQYEEKKREEVALLKMTNYAFFVERIPKLTVAELNSSDLISDMLDSIKDLEEYGFDLVPVKRHLKDLLSNNEKQTHLRNKLEEEEGKIRKCYSHKAIAKIEINKIALKIRDLEKELMSAKNVLETMDSHIKVSKSVKGAICDDLRHVERDIEGTVASVKQIFS is encoded by the exons ATGATAATCGAAAAAGTGGAATTAAAAACAGGAAATGCATCAACATCACCTACTAATTACTCGCCTTTCAAAATAGGCGATGAAGTTGAAGTTACCAGAGAAGAAATAGGTTTTACTGGAGCTCTTTACGAAGCTATCATTGTTGAACCACTCAAACCAACAGGTTCGGCTCCGAACCTAAACCCGAccccaaaaaaagaaaataaaaaaaggggTTTTTGGGTTGAGTATAAGCATTTGTTATCTGATGAAAGTGAATCCAAACCTAAACGTGAGTTCGTTCGGAAACGGAGCCTATTAAGGCCGGTCCCGCCGTTAAAGTATGAGGGGCGGAGGTTTATTCGAGtgcatgatgttgttgatgcatTTTATCTTGCAGGGTGGTGGACTGGTGTTGTTGTTAAGGTTGTTGGTAATGGTGATGTTGATGGTAATACTTGTAGGTTTAGGGTTGCTTTTAAGGAACCAGATGAGGAACTTGAGTTTGATGAACATGAATTGAGGCTCCATCTTGATTGGGTAGGTGGAAATAATTGGGTCCGTCCCGGTGAAAAG ATGCCTCTTCAATTGGGAACTTCAAGTGCTGCATTAGATCACACCATCAAGGAAACAACCTCTTCCAACAAGAAACTGGAAATGGAGATTAGGACTGATGGGGTACGGCCTCCAAAGAAGTTAAGAAGTAGAAAACATAGGGTAGAAGCTTTGGAGAATCAAGAATTTCCCAGGCCTTTGGTATCTGGGAAGGCATTT ACTAGAAAACCAAGAACACTTGGTTCAATAGATAATCAATCAAGTCATGCAATGGAAGAAAGTAAAAATTGTTCATCAATTGAGATCACTCGTTCTAGTGGGA TTGAAGAGGGTGTTGATAGAGAGCTGAACAAAGAGGATATTGAAAATGTGGTTGATGTGGGAATCCTAGCGCCCTGTGTCCGCTCTCTCAAGCGCACCAGAGATGAGGATGGGAAGCAAGGTGATTCCAAATTTCAGATTGTTGAG GGTACCAGAGAAAGAAGTACCGTGGACCAGTCTGCCCATAGATCACTTGCTGTACCACCAG GTATGGAGAAACAATTACTTGAAAGCACTCTCCATGACTCGGTTAATCAACAGAATGCAAATCAAGCTGAGTTATCTTCAACTAAAACTAGTGGGATAAATACTTCAGCAG GAGTCTCTGCTGCAGCAGTCCAACAACGTGCTGGTCCCACTACTCAACAACCTAAAAAAATGCCAAATGCTGAACTTAGTTCCATCACGCCTGAGCCGAGTCTGGAACTGCCATTTAAGAAGAACTCTGCTCTTTGGAGAGAATTTGAATCTATGGAAATATTTGCAAAGATTCCACAAAATCCACATTTTTCACCTTTAATACAATATGAGGagaagaaaagggaagaagtaGCTTTACTAAAGATGACAAACTATGCTTTTTTCGTTGAGAGGATACCCAAATTAACCGTTGCTGAACTTAATAGTTCAGATCTCATTAGTGACATGCTGGACTCTATCAAGGACTTGGAGGAGTATGGATTTGATCTAGTGCCGGTTAAACGTCATTTGAAGGATTTGCTGTCGAACAACGAGAAGCAAACTCACCTTCGAAACAAGTTGGAAGAAGAAGAGGGCAAAATCAGAAAATGCTATTCTCACAAAGCGATAGCTAAAATTGAGATTAACAAGATTGCTTTGAAGATAAGGGATCTAGAAAAAGAACTTATGTCAGCCAAGAACGTGTTAGAGACGATGGATAGTCATATCAAGGTATCGAAATCTGTAAAGGGTGCCATTTGTGATGACCTTCGTCATGTTGAGCGTGATATTGAAGGAACAGTTGCTTCAGTGAAGCAGATCTTCAGCTGA
- the LOC132633473 gene encoding DUF724 domain-containing protein 6-like isoform X4 — MIIEKVELKTGNASTSPTNYSPFKIGDEVEVTREEIGFTGALYEAIIVEPLKPTGSAPNLNPTPKKENKKRGFWVEYKHLLSDESESKPKREFVRKRSLLRPVPPLKYEGRRFIRVHDVVDAFYLAGWWTGVVVKVVGNGDVDGNTCRFRVAFKEPDEELEFDEHELRLHLDWVGGNNWVRPGEKMPLQLGTSSAALDHTIKETTSSNKKLEMEIRTDGVRPPKKLRSRKHRVEALENQEFPRPLVSGKAFGTRERSTVDQSAHRSLAVPPGMEKQLLESTLHDSVNQQNANQAELSSTKTSGINTSAGVSAAAVQQRAGPTTQQPKKMPNAELSSITPEPSLELPFKKNSALWREFESMEIFAKIPQNPHFSPLIQYEEKKREEVALLKMTNYAFFVERIPKLTVAELNSSDLISDMLDSIKDLEEYGFDLVPVKRHLKDLLSNNEKQTHLRNKLEEEEGKIRKCYSHKAIAKIEINKIALKIRDLEKELMSAKNVLETMDSHIKVSKSVKGAICDDLRHVERDIEGTVASVKQIFS, encoded by the exons ATGATAATCGAAAAAGTGGAATTAAAAACAGGAAATGCATCAACATCACCTACTAATTACTCGCCTTTCAAAATAGGCGATGAAGTTGAAGTTACCAGAGAAGAAATAGGTTTTACTGGAGCTCTTTACGAAGCTATCATTGTTGAACCACTCAAACCAACAGGTTCGGCTCCGAACCTAAACCCGAccccaaaaaaagaaaataaaaaaaggggTTTTTGGGTTGAGTATAAGCATTTGTTATCTGATGAAAGTGAATCCAAACCTAAACGTGAGTTCGTTCGGAAACGGAGCCTATTAAGGCCGGTCCCGCCGTTAAAGTATGAGGGGCGGAGGTTTATTCGAGtgcatgatgttgttgatgcatTTTATCTTGCAGGGTGGTGGACTGGTGTTGTTGTTAAGGTTGTTGGTAATGGTGATGTTGATGGTAATACTTGTAGGTTTAGGGTTGCTTTTAAGGAACCAGATGAGGAACTTGAGTTTGATGAACATGAATTGAGGCTCCATCTTGATTGGGTAGGTGGAAATAATTGGGTCCGTCCCGGTGAAAAG ATGCCTCTTCAATTGGGAACTTCAAGTGCTGCATTAGATCACACCATCAAGGAAACAACCTCTTCCAACAAGAAACTGGAAATGGAGATTAGGACTGATGGGGTACGGCCTCCAAAGAAGTTAAGAAGTAGAAAACATAGGGTAGAAGCTTTGGAGAATCAAGAATTTCCCAGGCCTTTGGTATCTGGGAAGGCATTT GGTACCAGAGAAAGAAGTACCGTGGACCAGTCTGCCCATAGATCACTTGCTGTACCACCAG GTATGGAGAAACAATTACTTGAAAGCACTCTCCATGACTCGGTTAATCAACAGAATGCAAATCAAGCTGAGTTATCTTCAACTAAAACTAGTGGGATAAATACTTCAGCAG GAGTCTCTGCTGCAGCAGTCCAACAACGTGCTGGTCCCACTACTCAACAACCTAAAAAAATGCCAAATGCTGAACTTAGTTCCATCACGCCTGAGCCGAGTCTGGAACTGCCATTTAAGAAGAACTCTGCTCTTTGGAGAGAATTTGAATCTATGGAAATATTTGCAAAGATTCCACAAAATCCACATTTTTCACCTTTAATACAATATGAGGagaagaaaagggaagaagtaGCTTTACTAAAGATGACAAACTATGCTTTTTTCGTTGAGAGGATACCCAAATTAACCGTTGCTGAACTTAATAGTTCAGATCTCATTAGTGACATGCTGGACTCTATCAAGGACTTGGAGGAGTATGGATTTGATCTAGTGCCGGTTAAACGTCATTTGAAGGATTTGCTGTCGAACAACGAGAAGCAAACTCACCTTCGAAACAAGTTGGAAGAAGAAGAGGGCAAAATCAGAAAATGCTATTCTCACAAAGCGATAGCTAAAATTGAGATTAACAAGATTGCTTTGAAGATAAGGGATCTAGAAAAAGAACTTATGTCAGCCAAGAACGTGTTAGAGACGATGGATAGTCATATCAAGGTATCGAAATCTGTAAAGGGTGCCATTTGTGATGACCTTCGTCATGTTGAGCGTGATATTGAAGGAACAGTTGCTTCAGTGAAGCAGATCTTCAGCTGA